One part of the Pseudomonas sp. MYb118 genome encodes these proteins:
- a CDS encoding sarcosine oxidase subunit alpha — MSQTNRLSNGGRIDRNKVLSFTFNGQSYKGFEGDSLAAALLANGVDIIGRSFKYSRPRGIFAAGAEEPNAVLQIGATEATQIPNVRATQQALYQGLVATSTNGWPSVNNDVMGILGKVGGKLMPPGFYYKTFMYPQSFWMTYEKYIRKAAGLGRSPTENDPDTYDYMNQHCDVLVVGAGPAGLAAALAAARSGARVILADEQEEFGGSLLDSRESLDGKPAMDWVASVVSELKNTPDVVLLPRATVNGYHDHNFLTIHERLTDHLGDRAPIGQVRQRIHRVRAKRVVLATGAHERPLVYGNNDVPGNMLAGAVSTYVRRYGVAPGKKLVLSTNNDHAYRVALDWLDASLQVVAIADARSNPRGALVEEARAKGIRILTGSAVIEARGSKHVTAARVAAIDVKAHAVTSPGEWLECDLVASSGGYSPVVHLASHLGGKPIWREDILGFVPGEAPQKRVCVGGINGVYGLGDSLADGFEGGARAASEAGFSVVEGTLPKALSRLEEPTLALFQVPHEKNTARAPKQFVDLQNDVTAAAIELATREGFESVEHVKRYTALGFGTDQGKLGNVNGLAIAARSLNVTIPQMGTTMFRPNYTPITFGAVAGRHCGHIFEPVRFTALHHWHVKNGAEFEDVGQWKRPWYFPKNGEDIHAAVKRECKAVRDSVGLLDASTLGKIDIQGPDAREFLNRIYTNAWTKLDVGKARYGLMCKEDGMVFDDGVTACLADNHFVMTTTTGGAARVLQWLEIYQQTEWPDLKVYFTSVTDHWATMTLSGPNSRKLLSEVTDMDLGNEAFPFMTWKEGLVGGVPARVFRISFTGELSYEVNVQADYAMGVLEKIVEAGKQYNLTPYGTETMHILRAEKGFIIVGQDTDGSMTPDDLNMGWCVGRTKPFSWIGQRGMNREDCVRDQRKQLVGLKPIDPTKWLPEGAQLVFNTKQAIPMTMVGHVTSSYLHNSLGYSFAMGVVKGGLKRLGERVFAPLADGSVIEAEIVSSVFFDPKGDRQNV; from the coding sequence ATGAGCCAGACCAATCGCCTGTCCAACGGCGGACGGATCGACCGCAACAAAGTCCTGAGCTTCACCTTCAACGGCCAGAGCTACAAGGGCTTCGAAGGTGACTCTCTGGCCGCAGCCCTGCTGGCCAACGGTGTCGACATCATCGGTCGTAGCTTCAAGTACTCGCGCCCACGCGGCATCTTCGCTGCCGGTGCCGAAGAGCCCAACGCGGTGCTGCAGATCGGCGCCACCGAAGCCACGCAGATCCCCAACGTGCGCGCCACGCAACAGGCGCTGTACCAGGGCCTGGTCGCCACCAGCACCAACGGCTGGCCGAGCGTGAACAACGACGTGATGGGGATTCTCGGCAAGGTCGGCGGCAAGCTGATGCCTCCGGGTTTCTACTACAAAACCTTCATGTACCCGCAATCGTTCTGGATGACCTACGAGAAATACATTCGTAAGGCCGCCGGCCTTGGTCGCTCGCCGACCGAGAACGATCCGGACACCTACGACTACATGAACCAGCACTGCGACGTGCTGGTGGTCGGCGCCGGCCCCGCAGGCCTGGCCGCAGCACTGGCGGCGGCACGCAGCGGCGCCCGGGTGATCCTCGCCGATGAACAGGAAGAGTTCGGCGGCAGCCTGCTCGATTCGCGCGAAAGCCTCGACGGCAAGCCTGCCATGGACTGGGTGGCCAGCGTCGTCAGCGAACTGAAGAACACCCCGGACGTGGTGCTGCTGCCACGCGCCACGGTCAACGGCTACCACGACCATAACTTCCTGACCATTCACGAGCGCCTGACCGATCACCTGGGTGATCGTGCGCCGATTGGCCAGGTGCGCCAGCGTATCCACCGGGTGCGCGCCAAGCGCGTGGTCCTGGCGACCGGCGCCCACGAGCGTCCATTGGTCTACGGCAACAACGACGTGCCGGGCAACATGCTCGCCGGCGCTGTGTCCACCTATGTGCGTCGCTACGGCGTGGCACCGGGCAAGAAACTGGTGCTGTCGACCAACAACGACCACGCCTACCGCGTGGCCCTGGATTGGCTCGATGCCAGCCTGCAAGTGGTGGCCATCGCCGACGCCCGCAGCAACCCGCGCGGCGCGCTGGTGGAAGAAGCCCGCGCCAAGGGCATTCGCATCCTCACCGGCAGCGCCGTGATCGAGGCCCGTGGCAGCAAACACGTGACCGCTGCCCGTGTCGCGGCGATCGACGTCAAAGCCCACGCCGTGACCAGTCCTGGCGAATGGCTCGAATGCGACCTGGTGGCCAGCTCCGGCGGCTACAGCCCGGTGGTTCACCTGGCTTCGCACCTGGGTGGCAAGCCCATCTGGCGTGAAGACATCCTCGGTTTCGTACCGGGTGAAGCCCCGCAGAAACGCGTGTGCGTCGGTGGCATCAACGGCGTCTACGGCCTCGGCGATTCCCTGGCCGATGGTTTCGAAGGCGGCGCCCGTGCGGCCAGCGAAGCTGGTTTCAGCGTGGTCGAAGGCACCTTGCCCAAAGCCCTGAGCCGCCTCGAAGAGCCGACCCTGGCGCTGTTCCAGGTGCCCCATGAAAAGAACACCGCTCGTGCGCCGAAGCAATTCGTCGACCTGCAGAACGACGTCACCGCCGCCGCCATCGAACTGGCGACCCGCGAGGGCTTCGAGTCGGTCGAGCACGTCAAGCGCTACACCGCGCTGGGCTTTGGTACCGACCAGGGCAAGCTAGGCAATGTCAACGGTCTGGCCATCGCCGCCCGTTCGCTGAACGTGACCATCCCGCAGATGGGCACCACCATGTTCCGTCCGAACTACACGCCGATCACCTTCGGCGCTGTGGCCGGCCGTCACTGTGGGCACATCTTCGAGCCAGTGCGTTTCACCGCGCTGCATCACTGGCACGTGAAAAACGGTGCCGAGTTCGAAGACGTCGGCCAGTGGAAGCGTCCGTGGTACTTCCCGAAAAACGGTGAAGACATTCATGCGGCGGTGAAACGCGAATGTAAGGCCGTGCGTGACAGCGTCGGCCTGCTGGACGCCTCGACCCTGGGCAAGATCGACATCCAGGGGCCGGATGCCCGTGAGTTCCTCAACCGCATCTACACCAACGCCTGGACCAAGCTAGACGTGGGCAAGGCGCGCTACGGCCTGATGTGCAAGGAAGACGGCATGGTGTTCGACGACGGTGTGACGGCCTGTCTGGCCGACAACCATTTCGTCATGACCACCACCACCGGCGGCGCTGCACGCGTGCTGCAGTGGCTGGAGATCTACCAGCAGACCGAATGGCCGGACCTGAAGGTGTACTTCACCTCCGTGACCGATCACTGGGCGACCATGACCCTGTCCGGGCCGAACAGCCGCAAGCTGCTCAGCGAAGTCACCGACATGGACCTGGGCAACGAAGCGTTCCCGTTCATGACCTGGAAAGAAGGCCTGGTGGGCGGCGTGCCGGCGCGGGTGTTCCGGATCTCGTTCACCGGTGAGCTGTCGTACGAAGTCAACGTGCAGGCCGACTATGCGATGGGCGTGCTGGAAAAAATCGTCGAGGCCGGCAAGCAGTACAACCTGACCCCGTACGGCACCGAAACCATGCACATCCTGCGGGCCGAGAAGGGCTTCATCATCGTCGGCCAGGACACCGACGGCTCGATGACCCCGGACGACCTGAACATGGGCTGGTGCGTGGGCCGCACCAAACCGTTCTCGTGGATCGGCCAGCGTGGCATGAACCGTGAAGACTGCGTGCGTGACCAGCGCAAGCAACTGGTAGGCCTCAAGCCGATCGACCCGACCAAGTGGCTGCCGGAAGGTGCGCAACTGGTGTTCAACACCAAGCAGGCGATCCCGATGACCATGGTCGGCCACGTCACCTCCAGCTACCTGCACAACTCCCTGGGCTATTCGTTTGCCATGGGCGTGGTCAAGGGCGGGCTGAAGCGCCTGGGTGAGCGCGTGTTCGCACCGCTGGCCGACGGCAGCGTGATCGAGGCGGAAATCGTTTCTTCGGTGTTCTTCGATCCGAAGGGGGATCGGCAGAACGTGTAG
- a CDS encoding sarcosine oxidase subunit delta: MLHIFCPHCGELRSEEEFHASGQAHIPRPLDPNSCTDEEWGDYMFFRDNPRGLHHELWIHAAGCRQYFNATRDTVTYEILETYKIGTKPQFTDKTESPKAAATALGEKV, translated from the coding sequence ATGTTGCATATCTTCTGTCCTCACTGCGGCGAACTGCGCTCCGAAGAGGAATTCCACGCATCCGGCCAGGCGCACATCCCGCGCCCGCTGGACCCCAACAGCTGCACCGACGAGGAGTGGGGCGACTACATGTTCTTCCGCGACAACCCTCGCGGTTTGCACCATGAACTGTGGATCCACGCCGCCGGTTGCCGTCAGTACTTCAACGCCACCCGCGACACCGTGACCTACGAGATCCTGGAAACCTACAAGATCGGCACCAAGCCACAATTCACCGACAAGACCGAGAGCCCGAAAGCGGCCGCCACGGCTCTGGGAGAGAAGGTATGA
- a CDS encoding sarcosine oxidase subunit beta — MQRYSGFGLFKHSLSHHENWQRMWRTPTPKKVYDVVIVGGGGHGLATAYYLAKEHGITNVAVVEKGWLGGGNTARNTTIVRSNYLWDESAHLYEHAMKLWEGLSQDLNYNVMFSQRGVYNLCHTLQDIRDSERRVSANRLNGVDGELLDAKQVADEIPYLDCSKNTRYPVMGATVQRRGGVARHDAVAWGFARAADALGVDLIQQTEVTGFRKENGVCIGVETNKGFIGAKRVGVVTAGNSGHMAKLAGFRLPLESHPLQALVSEPIKPIIDSVIMSNAVHGYISQSDKGDLVIGAGIDGYNGYGQRGSYPVIEHTIQAIVEMFPVLSRVRMNRQWGGIVDTTPDACPIISKTPVPNMFFNCGWGTGGFKATPGSGNVFAASLAKGEMHPLAAPFSIDRFHSGALIDEHGAAAVAH; from the coding sequence ATGCAACGCTACTCGGGTTTCGGCCTCTTCAAGCACTCTCTGAGCCATCACGAAAACTGGCAGCGCATGTGGCGCACGCCGACGCCGAAGAAGGTCTACGACGTGGTCATCGTCGGCGGTGGCGGGCATGGCCTGGCGACTGCCTACTACCTGGCCAAGGAACACGGCATCACCAACGTGGCCGTGGTAGAGAAAGGCTGGCTGGGCGGCGGTAACACCGCGCGCAACACCACCATCGTTCGCTCCAACTACCTGTGGGACGAGTCGGCGCACCTGTACGAACACGCGATGAAACTGTGGGAAGGCCTGTCCCAGGACCTCAACTACAACGTGATGTTCTCCCAGCGTGGCGTCTACAACCTGTGCCACACCCTGCAGGATATTCGTGATTCCGAGCGTCGGGTCAGCGCCAACCGCCTCAACGGCGTGGACGGCGAGCTGCTCGATGCCAAGCAGGTCGCGGACGAGATTCCGTACCTGGATTGCTCGAAGAACACCCGCTATCCGGTGATGGGCGCTACCGTGCAGCGTCGCGGCGGCGTGGCCCGTCACGATGCCGTGGCCTGGGGCTTTGCCCGTGCCGCCGACGCCCTGGGCGTGGACCTGATCCAGCAGACCGAAGTGACCGGGTTCCGCAAGGAAAACGGCGTGTGCATCGGGGTCGAGACCAACAAGGGCTTCATCGGCGCCAAGCGCGTTGGTGTGGTCACCGCCGGTAACTCCGGGCACATGGCCAAGCTTGCCGGTTTCCGCTTGCCGCTCGAATCCCACCCGCTGCAGGCGCTGGTGTCCGAGCCGATCAAGCCGATCATCGACAGCGTGATCATGTCCAACGCCGTACACGGTTACATCAGCCAGTCCGACAAGGGTGACCTGGTGATCGGTGCCGGTATCGACGGCTACAACGGCTACGGCCAGCGTGGTTCGTACCCGGTGATCGAGCACACCATCCAGGCCATCGTCGAGATGTTCCCGGTGCTGTCACGCGTGCGCATGAACCGCCAGTGGGGCGGCATCGTCGACACCACCCCGGATGCCTGCCCGATCATCTCGAAAACCCCGGTGCCGAACATGTTCTTCAACTGCGGTTGGGGTACCGGTGGCTTCAAGGCCACGCCGGGCTCGGGCAACGTGTTTGCCGCAAGCCTGGCCAAGGGTGAAATGCACCCGCTGGCCGCACCGTTCTCCATCGACCGCTTCCACAGCGGTGCCCTCATCGACGAACACGGCGCTGCTGCCGTCGCCCACTAA
- the glyA gene encoding serine hydroxymethyltransferase, whose product MFSKQDQIQGYDDALLAAMNAEEQRQEDHIELIASENYTSKRVMEAQGSGLTNKYAEGYPGKRYYGGCEHVDKVEALAIERAKQLFGADYANVQPHSGSSANSAVYLALLQAGDTILGMSLAHGGHLTHGAKVSSSGKLYNAVQYGINTETGLIDYDEVERLAVEHKPKMIVAGFSAYSKTLDFPRFRQIADKVGALLFVDMAHVAGLVAAGLYPNPIPFADVVTTTTHKTLRGPRGGLILAKSNEEIEKKLNAAVFPGAQGGPLMHVIAAKAVCFKEALEPGFKAYQQQVIENAQAMAGVFIKRGYDVVSGGTDNHLFLVSLIRQGLTGKDADAALGRAHITVNKNAVPNDPQSPFVTSGLRIGTPAVTTRGFKVTQCVTLAGWICDILDNLGDADVEANVAEQVSALCADFPVYR is encoded by the coding sequence ATGTTCAGCAAGCAAGACCAGATCCAGGGTTACGACGATGCACTGCTGGCGGCGATGAATGCCGAGGAGCAACGTCAGGAAGATCACATCGAGCTGATCGCGTCGGAGAACTACACCAGCAAGCGCGTGATGGAAGCGCAAGGCAGCGGCCTGACCAACAAATACGCCGAAGGCTACCCGGGCAAGCGCTACTACGGTGGCTGCGAGCACGTGGACAAGGTCGAGGCCCTGGCCATCGAGCGCGCCAAGCAGCTGTTCGGCGCCGATTACGCCAACGTCCAGCCGCACTCCGGTTCCTCGGCCAACAGCGCCGTGTACCTGGCCCTGCTGCAAGCCGGCGACACCATTCTGGGCATGAGCCTGGCCCACGGCGGTCACCTGACCCACGGTGCCAAGGTGTCGTCCTCGGGCAAGCTGTACAACGCCGTTCAATATGGCATCAACACCGAGACCGGCCTGATCGACTACGACGAAGTCGAGCGCCTGGCCGTCGAGCACAAGCCGAAGATGATCGTCGCCGGCTTCTCGGCCTACTCCAAGACCCTGGACTTCCCGCGCTTCCGCCAGATCGCCGACAAGGTCGGTGCGCTGCTGTTCGTCGACATGGCCCACGTGGCTGGTCTGGTCGCCGCCGGCCTGTACCCCAACCCGATTCCGTTCGCCGACGTGGTCACCACCACCACCCACAAAACCCTGCGCGGTCCGCGTGGCGGCCTGATCCTGGCCAAGTCCAACGAAGAGATCGAGAAGAAGCTCAACGCCGCGGTATTCCCCGGCGCCCAGGGCGGCCCGCTGATGCACGTGATCGCCGCCAAGGCCGTGTGCTTCAAGGAAGCGCTGGAGCCAGGCTTCAAGGCCTACCAGCAACAAGTGATCGAGAACGCCCAGGCCATGGCCGGCGTGTTTATCAAACGCGGCTACGATGTAGTGTCCGGCGGCACCGATAACCACCTGTTCCTGGTCAGCCTGATCCGTCAGGGCCTCACCGGCAAGGATGCAGACGCCGCCCTCGGTCGCGCCCACATCACCGTGAACAAGAACGCCGTGCCGAACGACCCGCAGTCGCCGTTCGTCACTTCCGGCCTGCGCATCGGTACCCCGGCGGTGACCACGCGCGGCTTCAAGGTGACCCAGTGCGTCACGCTGGCCGGCTGGATCTGCGACATCCTCGACAACCTCGGCGATGCCGATGTCGAGGCCAATGTCGCCGAGCAGGTGTCGGCCCTGTGCGCGGACTTCCCGGTTTATCGCTGA
- a CDS encoding TraX family protein, which yields MHMTHRDGALDLLKWLALLSMVLDHLRYVGYSVDWLYVPGRLAFPWFCLAMAANLARGPVATTGQWRYLGWLVLFSAVSEIPYRLFIADADTLNVLPTLALGLLVARGWQAPGLQARVLAVTAMAVALLFSAQLMFGVFGVLLPLATLLVYRKPWYFALVPGLVCLAANQWSVLYHSIRLGSTVAMVAVATCLIAPWLGLFLLRHAKGVKPPPMRRWAYALYPGHFLLLLALRQMLA from the coding sequence ATGCACATGACGCACAGGGATGGGGCACTGGATTTGCTCAAGTGGCTGGCGCTATTGAGCATGGTGCTCGATCACCTGCGATATGTCGGCTACTCCGTCGATTGGCTGTATGTGCCGGGACGTCTGGCGTTTCCCTGGTTCTGCCTGGCGATGGCCGCCAATCTGGCCCGCGGGCCGGTCGCCACCACCGGGCAATGGCGCTACCTGGGCTGGCTGGTGCTGTTCAGCGCGGTGAGCGAGATTCCCTACCGACTGTTCATCGCCGATGCCGACACCTTGAACGTGCTGCCCACCCTGGCGCTGGGCCTGCTGGTGGCGCGGGGCTGGCAGGCGCCGGGTCTTCAGGCACGGGTGTTGGCGGTGACGGCCATGGCGGTGGCGCTGCTGTTTTCGGCGCAATTGATGTTCGGCGTGTTTGGTGTGCTGTTGCCGCTGGCGACGCTGCTGGTCTACCGCAAACCCTGGTATTTCGCCCTGGTGCCGGGGCTTGTGTGCCTGGCGGCCAACCAGTGGTCGGTGCTGTATCACTCGATCCGCCTGGGCAGCACGGTGGCAATGGTGGCGGTTGCCACATGCCTGATTGCGCCATGGCTGGGACTGTTCCTGTTGCGACATGCGAAAGGCGTAAAACCACCGCCGATGCGACGGTGGGCGTATGCGCTTTATCCGGGGCATTTTCTACTGCTGCTCGCACTTCGCCAGATGCTTGCCTGA
- a CDS encoding low specificity L-threonine aldolase — translation MTDKSQQFASDNYSGICPEAWAAMEQANHGHQRAYGDDEWTARASDQFRKLFETDCEVFFAFNGTAANSLALSSLCQSYHSVICSETAHVETDECGAPEFFSNGSKLLIARTENGKLTPESIREVALKRQDIHYPKPRVVTLTQATEVGSVYTPEEIRAISVTCKELGLNLHMDGARFSNACAYLGCTPADLTWKAGVDVLCFGGTKNGMAVGEAILFFNHDLAEDFDYRCKQAGQLASKMRFLSAPWVGILENDAWLKYARHANHCAQLLAELVSDIPGVELMFPVQANGVFLQLSEPAIAALTARGWRFYTFIGKGGARFMCSWDTEEDRVRELAADIREVMTR, via the coding sequence ATGACCGATAAGAGCCAACAATTCGCCAGCGACAACTATTCCGGTATCTGCCCTGAAGCCTGGGCGGCCATGGAACAGGCCAACCATGGCCACCAGCGCGCCTACGGCGACGATGAATGGACCGCTCGCGCGTCCGATCAATTCCGCAAATTGTTCGAAACCGACTGCGAAGTATTTTTCGCCTTCAACGGCACCGCGGCCAACTCGCTGGCCCTGTCGTCGCTGTGCCAGAGTTACCACAGCGTGATCTGCTCGGAAACCGCCCACGTCGAAACCGACGAATGCGGCGCGCCGGAGTTCTTCTCCAACGGCTCCAAACTGCTGATCGCCCGCACTGAAAACGGCAAGCTGACCCCCGAGTCGATCCGCGAAGTGGCGCTCAAGCGCCAGGACATCCACTACCCCAAACCACGGGTGGTGACCCTGACCCAGGCCACCGAGGTCGGCAGCGTCTACACCCCGGAAGAAATCCGCGCCATCAGCGTCACCTGCAAGGAACTGGGCCTGAACCTGCACATGGACGGCGCGCGCTTCTCCAACGCCTGCGCGTACCTGGGCTGCACCCCCGCCGACCTGACCTGGAAGGCCGGCGTCGATGTGCTGTGCTTTGGCGGGACGAAAAACGGCATGGCGGTGGGTGAAGCGATCCTGTTCTTCAACCACGACCTGGCCGAAGACTTCGACTACCGCTGCAAGCAGGCCGGGCAACTGGCCTCGAAAATGCGCTTCCTCTCGGCCCCCTGGGTCGGCATCCTGGAAAACGACGCCTGGCTCAAATACGCCCGCCACGCCAACCACTGCGCGCAACTGCTCGCCGAACTGGTCAGCGACATTCCAGGCGTCGAACTGATGTTCCCGGTACAGGCCAACGGCGTGTTCCTGCAACTCTCGGAACCGGCCATCGCCGCCCTGACCGCCAGGGGCTGGCGCTTCTACACCTTCATCGGCAAGGGCGGCGCCCGCTTCATGTGCTCCTGGGACACCGAAGAAGACCGCGTCCGCGAACTGGCCGCCGATATCCGTGAAGTGATGACGCGTTAA
- a CDS encoding SDR family oxidoreductase — MSLQGKTLFITGASRGIGREIALRAARDGANIVIAAKSAEPHAKLPGTIHSVAAEVEAAGGKALALQVDVRDEMAVQQALAQANEHFGTIDALVNNAGAIKLTGVAHLELKRFDLMHQINTRAVLLCSQAALPYLKKSAGHILNLSPPLNLDAKWFAQYSPYTVTKYGMSMLTLGMSEEFRNFGISVNSLWPQTMIATAAIEFQLGSRESFKHARTPAIMADAAHVILASTGRSLTGRLMIDEQVLRENGVSEFEHYRFEPGSSEALMPDLFID; from the coding sequence ATGTCATTGCAAGGCAAAACCCTGTTCATCACCGGTGCCAGTCGTGGGATTGGTCGCGAGATTGCCCTGCGCGCCGCGCGCGATGGCGCCAACATCGTGATTGCCGCCAAGAGCGCCGAGCCGCATGCCAAGTTGCCGGGCACGATTCACAGCGTGGCCGCGGAAGTCGAGGCCGCTGGCGGCAAGGCGCTGGCCCTGCAAGTGGACGTGCGTGACGAGATGGCCGTGCAGCAGGCGCTGGCCCAGGCCAATGAGCATTTCGGCACCATTGATGCGCTGGTCAACAACGCCGGCGCCATCAAGCTGACCGGGGTGGCGCACCTGGAACTCAAGCGCTTCGACCTGATGCACCAGATCAACACCCGCGCCGTGCTGCTGTGCAGCCAGGCCGCCCTGCCCTACCTGAAGAAATCCGCCGGGCACATCCTCAACCTGTCGCCGCCGCTGAACCTGGATGCCAAGTGGTTCGCCCAGTACAGCCCGTACACCGTGACCAAGTACGGCATGAGCATGCTGACCCTGGGGATGAGCGAGGAATTTCGTAACTTCGGGATCAGCGTCAATTCGCTGTGGCCGCAAACCATGATCGCCACGGCCGCCATCGAGTTTCAACTGGGCTCACGCGAATCGTTCAAGCACGCCAGGACCCCGGCGATCATGGCCGATGCCGCGCACGTGATCCTCGCCAGCACTGGCCGCAGCCTGACCGGGCGGTTGATGATAGACGAGCAGGTATTGCGCGAGAACGGCGTGAGCGAGTTCGAGCACTACCGGTTCGAACCGGGTAGCAGCGAGGCGTTGATGCCGGATCTATTCATCGACTGA
- the gbcB gene encoding glycine-betaine demethylase subunit GbcB, with amino-acid sequence MSNNFLNPVTTQTWANGRHIVRCVKVIQETWDVRTFCFMADQPIMFFFKPGQFVTLELEIEGQPIMRSYTISSSPSVPYSFSVTIKRVPGGKVSNWLHDTLHEGQELAVHGPVGLFNAIDFPAPKVLYLSGGVGITPCMSMARWFYDTNGNVDMTFIHSARSPKDIIYHRELEHMASRIDNFSLHLICEKHGLGEPWAGYRGYLNHKMLELMTPDFMEREVFCCGPTPYMNAVKRMLESVGFDMKRYHEESFGATPEEARADAVEQAEQAADAPEVDAADLHQVEFISSGKSIRVAPGETVHAAAAKVGLLIPKACGMGICGTCKVLKLGGEVEMEHNGGITEEDEAEGYILSCCSVPKGDVRIEF; translated from the coding sequence ATGTCCAATAACTTCCTGAACCCGGTAACCACCCAGACCTGGGCCAATGGTCGACACATTGTCCGTTGCGTCAAAGTCATCCAGGAAACCTGGGATGTGCGCACCTTCTGCTTCATGGCCGACCAGCCGATCATGTTCTTTTTCAAGCCGGGGCAGTTCGTCACCCTGGAGCTGGAGATCGAAGGCCAGCCGATCATGCGTTCGTACACCATTTCCAGCTCGCCGTCGGTGCCGTACAGCTTCTCGGTAACCATCAAGCGCGTGCCGGGCGGCAAGGTGTCGAACTGGTTGCACGACACCCTGCACGAAGGCCAGGAGCTGGCGGTGCACGGGCCGGTCGGGCTGTTCAACGCCATCGACTTCCCCGCGCCGAAAGTGCTGTATTTGAGCGGCGGTGTCGGCATCACGCCGTGCATGTCCATGGCTCGCTGGTTCTACGACACCAACGGCAACGTCGACATGACATTTATCCACAGCGCTCGCTCGCCCAAGGACATCATTTATCACCGCGAGCTGGAACACATGGCCTCGCGCATTGATAACTTCAGCCTGCACCTGATCTGCGAGAAGCACGGCCTGGGCGAGCCATGGGCCGGTTATCGCGGCTACCTGAACCACAAGATGCTCGAATTGATGACGCCCGACTTCATGGAGCGCGAAGTGTTCTGCTGCGGCCCGACGCCGTACATGAACGCGGTCAAGCGCATGCTCGAGTCCGTTGGTTTCGACATGAAGCGTTATCACGAGGAATCCTTCGGTGCCACGCCGGAAGAGGCCCGCGCCGACGCGGTAGAACAAGCCGAACAGGCGGCGGATGCCCCGGAAGTCGATGCGGCGGACCTGCATCAGGTGGAATTCATTTCCTCGGGCAAGAGCATTCGCGTGGCTCCCGGCGAAACCGTGCACGCGGCGGCGGCCAAGGTCGGCCTGCTCATCCCCAAGGCCTGCGGCATGGGCATCTGCGGCACCTGCAAGGTGTTGAAGTTGGGGGGCGAGGTGGAGATGGAGCACAACGGCGGGATCACCGAGGAAGACGAAGCCGAGGGGTACATCCTGTCGTGCTGCAGCGTGCCGAAGGGCGATGTGCGGATCGAATTCTGA
- the gbcA gene encoding glycine-betaine demethylase subunit GbcA produces MDVTTTLSLGDPLEPARKATAQMLQERERTFSLPQPFYSDERLFDIDMQEIFQKEWLIAGMTCEIPAKGNYLTLQVGKNPIIVIRGAEGVVHAFHNVCRHRGSRLCTSDKGKVAKLVCHYHQWTYELDGRLLFAGTEMGADFDMKQYGLKPVNVKTAGGYIFISLAENPPAIDEFLATLTHYMEPYDMENTKVAVQTTLMEKANWKLVLENNRECYHCNASHPELLKTLLEWDDVTDPRADQAFKDHVAASAAAWEAEKIPYAHASFGLRNRIVRMPLLKGTVSMTLDGKQGCAKLMGRIKNPDLGSMRILHLPHSWNHCMGDHIIVFTVWPISAQETMVTTKWIVHKDAVEGVDYDVERMRQVWDATNDQDRRLAEENQRGINSTAYQPGPYSKTYEFGVVNFIDWYSGRMLNNLGAEPAPYLKGVAVSG; encoded by the coding sequence ATGGACGTCACTACTACCCTGAGCCTGGGCGATCCGCTGGAACCCGCACGCAAGGCCACCGCGCAGATGCTGCAAGAACGTGAGCGCACCTTCTCGCTGCCGCAACCGTTCTATTCGGACGAGCGCCTGTTCGATATCGACATGCAGGAGATCTTCCAGAAAGAGTGGTTGATCGCCGGCATGACCTGCGAGATCCCGGCCAAGGGCAACTACCTGACCCTGCAGGTCGGCAAGAACCCGATCATCGTCATCCGTGGCGCCGAGGGCGTGGTACATGCCTTCCACAACGTCTGCCGTCACCGCGGTTCGCGCCTGTGCACCAGCGACAAGGGCAAGGTCGCCAAGCTGGTGTGTCATTACCACCAGTGGACCTACGAGCTGGACGGCCGCCTGCTGTTCGCCGGCACCGAAATGGGCGCCGACTTCGACATGAAGCAATACGGCCTCAAGCCTGTGAACGTGAAGACCGCCGGCGGCTACATCTTCATCAGCCTGGCGGAAAACCCGCCGGCCATCGACGAGTTCCTGGCCACGCTGACCCACTACATGGAACCGTACGACATGGAAAACACCAAGGTGGCGGTGCAAACCACCTTGATGGAAAAGGCCAACTGGAAACTGGTGCTGGAAAACAACCGCGAGTGCTACCACTGCAACGCGTCGCACCCGGAACTGCTGAAAACCCTGCTGGAATGGGACGACGTCACCGACCCGCGTGCCGACCAGGCGTTCAAGGACCATGTCGCTGCCTCCGCCGCGGCCTGGGAAGCGGAAAAGATCCCTTACGCCCACGCCAGCTTCGGCCTGCGTAACCGCATCGTGCGCATGCCGCTGCTCAAGGGCACCGTGTCGATGACCCTGGACGGCAAACAGGGCTGCGCCAAACTGATGGGCCGCATCAAGAACCCGGACCTGGGCTCGATGCGCATCCTGCACCTGCCGCACTCGTGGAACCACTGCATGGGCGACCACATCATCGTGTTCACCGTGTGGCCGATCAGTGCCCAGGAAACCATGGTCACCACCAAGTGGATCGTGCACAAGGACGCCGTCGAAGGCGTGGACTACGACGTGGAGCGCATGCGCCAGGTCTGGGACGCCACCAACGACCAGGACCGTCGCCTGGCCGAAGAGAACCAGCGCGGCATCAACTCCACGGCTTACCAGCCTGGGCCTTACTCCAAGACCTATGAGTTCGGTGTGGTGAACTTCATCGACTGGTACAGCGGCCGCATGCTCAACAACCTCGGGGCCGAGCCTGCGCCTTACCTCAAAGGGGTAGCGGTCAGCGGTTAA